The following coding sequences lie in one Gadus macrocephalus chromosome 1, ASM3116895v1 genomic window:
- the LOC132459914 gene encoding LOW QUALITY PROTEIN: V-set and transmembrane domain-containing protein 2-like protein (The sequence of the model RefSeq protein was modified relative to this genomic sequence to represent the inferred CDS: deleted 3 bases in 3 codons) has protein sequence MAVAVGDRCHEQLGAGTAMFTEVPRDVWALGGQDVEMACSFRGAGTPSYSLEIQWWYIRNRPDWTDSQPWSTNEVSPGEGLPKDATKISVVKVAGSNISHKLRLSSVRPRDEGTYECRVIDFSDAAGARHHRARAYLQVAPQGRGPPPPRRPRRRRGTVGHGTQPSNHGQGQHARDKGHAQGHQTTVPMPGTRVSMPGTKVTPRDWVTGTSMPRIMVPIAGTRVPPPTDPRPRPQQQSQADGEPGAGPGGRDVLRDCLNEPRCVP, from the exons ATGGCCGTTGCCGTGGGAGACCGTTGCCACGAGCAGCTTGGTGCCGGGACAG CCATGTTCACGGAGGTGCCCCGGGACGTGTGGGCCCTCGGGGGCCAGGACGTGGAGATGGCCTGCTCCTTCAGAGGGGCCGGGACCCCCTCCTACTCCCTGGAGATCCAGTGGTGGTACATCAGGAACCGCCCTGATTGGACGGACAGCCAGCCGTGGTCGACCAATGAG GTTTCTCCAGGAGAGGGACTGCCCAAGGATGCCACCAAGATAAGC GTGGTGAAGGTCGCCGGTAGCAACATCTCCCACAAGCTCCGCCTCTCGTCGGTGCGG CCGCGGGACGAGGGGACGTACGAG TGCCGCGTCATCGACTTCAGCGACGCGGCCGGCGCGCGCCACCACCGCGCC CGGGCCTACCTGCAGGTGGCGCCGCAGGGCCGCGGCCCGCCACCGCCCCGACGACCACGACGCCGGCGGGGCACCGTG GGGCACGGGACGCAGCCGTCCAATCACGGACAAGGTCAGCATGCCCGGGACAAAGGTCACGCCCAGGGTCACCAGACCACGGTCCCCATGCCCGGAACCAGGGTCAGCATGCCGGGGACAAAGGTCACGCCCCGGGACTGGGTCACCGGGACCAGCATGCCCAGGATCATGGTCCCCATAGCCGGGACCAGGGTccccccgcccac gGACCCCAGGCCCCGGCCCCAGCAGCAGAGTCAGGCGGACGGCGAGCCGGGCGCGGGACCCGGGGGACGGGACGTCCTGAGGGACTGCCTCAACGAGCCGCGCTGCGTACCCTAG
- the LOC132458988 gene encoding natural killer cells antigen CD94-like, whose translation MAEAIHPRPNVTTEVRTTRGEGEERIVDILVCPESLRDQQQDYVGTEESSKSLGTGRSHAVSPPWCPTRAVVVLLGLLSVILLARLLGLAVQHKNDMAQVLLTLKNLTEQRDALLCQEDCPNAWDKFRCKCYRISTEWLSWNESREFCVSQGADLLVVDNKEEMDFISKATSYHDFWLGATDEAREGMWRWVDGTVLSLDNPSWSRGGPVGGEDQNCLVRVSDPNQLKWADASCKEQSRGVCEQNVLK comes from the coding sequence ATGGCTGAGGCGATTCACCCCCGACCCAACGTGACGACCGAGGTCAGGACCAcacgaggagagggagaggagaggatagtggACATCTTGGTTTGCCCTGAGAGCCTCAGAGATCAACAGCAGGACTACGTGGGGACGGAGGAGTCCTCAAAGTCTCTGGGAACAGGAAGAAGTCACGCTGTGAGCCCTCCTTGGTGTCCGAccagggctgtggtggtgcttCTGGGCCTGCTGTCGGTTATCCTGCTGGCTAGACTGCTGGGGCTGGCAGTGCAACACAAGAACGACATGGCCCAGGTTCTCCTTACGCTGAAGAACTTAACAGAACAGAGAGACGCACTGCTTTGTCAAGAGGACTGCCCAAATGCTTGGGATAAGTTTCGTTGTAAATGCTACAGGATTTCCACTGAGTGGCTATCCTGGAATGAGAGCAGGGAGTTCTGCGTTTCCCAAGGAGCAGATCTGCTGGTGGTGGACAATAAAGAGGAGATGGACTTCATTAGCAAGGCCACCTCATACCACGACTTCTGGCTCGGAGCAACAGATGAGGCCAGAGAAGGGATGTGGAGATGGGTTGATGGGACCGTCCTGTCACTGGATAACCCCTCCTGGAGCAGAGGGGGACCTGTTGGTGGTGAGGACCAGAACTGCTTAGTGAGGGTATCGGATCCTAACCAATTGAAATGGGCAGATGCGAGCTGTAAAGAACAGAGCCGGGGGGTTTGTGAACAAAATGTACTAAAATGA
- the LOC132458998 gene encoding natural killer cells antigen CD94-like, protein MAEDVIYATPNMKTKARYTQGEREERIVDIYASLESLGDPHQDRTEESSKSLGTGRSQRPDAVSPPRCPIRAVVVLLGLLSVVLLAGLLGLAIKYKTDVEHHFLTIKNLTEQRDSLLCKQCCPDGWKKFGCKCYKASDTYLSWNKSREFCVSRGADLVVVDSKEEMDFIRGYNLYFWLGATDEAVEGTWRWVDGTVLSLDDPNWRGGPQGGEDKNCLRRAWEQNQFKWTDESCETTSWGLCEQNLMK, encoded by the coding sequence ATGGCTGAGGACGTGATTTACGCAACGCCCAACATGAAGACCAAGGCCAGGTacacacaaggagagagagaggagaggatagtggACATCTACGCTAGCCTGGAGAGCCTCGGAGATCCACACCAGGACAGGACAGAGGAGTCCTCCAAGTCTCTGGGAACAGGAAGAAGTCAGCGGCCGGACGCTGTGAGCCCTCCTAGGTGTCCTatcagggctgtggtggtgcttCTGGGCCTACTGTCTGTTGTCCTGCTGGCTGGACTGCTTGGGTTGGCCATTAAATACAAGACCGACGTGGAGCATCATTTCCTAACGATCAAGAATTTGACAGAACAGAGAGACTCACTGCTTTGTAAACAGTGCTGTCCAGATGGTTGGAAGAAGTTTGGTTGTAAATGTTACAAGGCTTCCGACACGTATCTATCCTGGAATAAGAGCAGGGAGTTCTGTGTTTCCCGCGGAGCAGATCTGGTGGTTGTGGACAGTAAAGAGGAGATGGACTTCATTAGAGGGTACAACTTGTACTTCTGGCTCGGAGCGACAGATGAGGCCGTTGAAGGGACGTGGAGATGGGTTGATGGGACCGTCCTGTCACTGGATGACCCCAACTGGAGAGGGGGACCTCAAGGTGGTGAGGACAAGAACTGCTTAAGGAGGGCCTGGGAGCAGAACCAATTTAAATGGACAGATGAGAGCTGTGAAACCACAAGCTGGGGGCTCTGTGAACAAAATTTAATGAAATGA